GGGCGACGACCTGCTGTGGAGCCTCGGGCGCGGCGGGAGGAGCCTCCTCCTTGTCCGGGCCCATGCCTAAATCACAACCGCCCAACATCCCCGCGAGAGCCAAAACCACACATCGCTGCATCGGCTTTGACCAGTGGCTGTTCATTCCCGCACTCCTGATTGGACGCGGGATGTTATGCGGTAGGACCCCCTGTGAGAGTCAAGCCTAAGCGGAATATTGCGGTATTTTTGTATGCCGCGTGAAACACTTATTAAGCCGACTAATCCCATCCTTGTAGGTCATCACAGAACCTCCGTGGGTGGGAAATGAGGTCCCTGGGGATGGCTGGTGTCCGGGGCAGCTGACAGGCGGCCCCGTCCCTGGCGCGCGGACTTCAGCGCACCTGTGCGGTGGGGGCTTCCAGGACCTGGATGGGAGCGACGGGGGCGTCCGGCGTCTGGGTCCGGGCCCAGTCATTGGCCGAGCGGCCGCTGGTGTCGCGCAGCGCGGGAGAGGCGCCCTGGTGGCGCAGCTGGTCGGCCACCTCCGTGCGGCCGAAGAGGACGGCGAACATCAGGGCCGTCTGGCCCAGCCGGTTGGTCTGGTCCACCGCGCAGGGCTGGGCGGAGAGCAGCTTCACCACGTCCGCGTAGCCCTTGAAGGCGGCGCCCATGAGGGCGGTGTTGCCCCGGCTGTCACCCGCGCACGCGTCCGCCCCGGCGTCGAGCAGTGCCCGCACCGTCTGGGTGTGGCCGTGGTAGGCGGCGAGGATGAGGGGGGAGAAGCCTCGCGCGTCGCGGGCCTCCACGGGCGTGCCGGCCTTGACGAGCCCCTGGACGATGTCCGTCTCGCCCTCGCGCGCGGCGGCGAGCAGGTAGCGCTCCGCGTCGCTGGTGGCGAGCAGCCGTCCGGCGGGCGTCGCCGGAGCGCGCAGGGACATCCACGCGGCGGTCAGCACCGTGCACACCAGCATCACCAGACCCAGCGAACCGAGCAGCAGCTTGCGAACCATGAGGGCATCTCCAGCGAAGGAAGCGTGAAGGGGAGACAGGGCCGCCGTCGTGTCACCGGCGGCCCCGGTGTCGTCAGCTCAGGGCACGCCGTGGGTGGCGAGCGGGGCGATGGTGGCCTTCGCGTCGTCCAGCTTCACGTTCACGGCCTTGGCCAGGCGCGTGCCGTAGTCCGCGTTCGCCGCGTAGAAGTGGCCCACCATGCGCGCCTTGACCTTCGCGTCGCGCACCTGGCCCAGGTCCCCGGCCAGGTTCTGGATGAGCCGCTCCTTGGCGCCCGCGTCGAGCGCCGTCCAGAAGGCGCCCGCCTGCGTGAAGTTGTCCGTCTTCTCGATGGGGCGCTGCTGCGTGGTGCCGGTGAGCGGCGCGTTGGAGAAGAGGGCGGAGGGCGTGTCCTGCGTCTCACGCGTGACGCTGGGCTCGTAGTTCACGTCCGACTTCGTGTTGCCGCTGTTCATCGCGCCGGCCTGGCTGTTGTTGTTCACCGCGGCCCGAGCGCGGTTCACCGGCAGGGACAGGTAGTTGGCGCCCAGGCGGTAGCGCTGCGTGTCCGCGTAGGAGAAGAGGCGGCCCTGCAGCAGCCGGTCCTCGGACGGCTCGATGCCCGGCGGCATCACGCCCGGGGAGAAGGCGGACTGCTCCGTCTCCTCGAAGAAGTTGTCCGGCATCTTGTTGAGGGTGAACCGGCCCAGCTTCACGGGGGGCAGCCGGTCCTTGGGCCAGTCCTTGGTGGCGTCCAGCGGATCGAACGTGAAGCCGTCCAGGTCCTTGGGATCCAGCACCTGCACGCTCAGCTCCCACGAGGGGAACTTCCCCGCCTGGATGTTCGTGTAGAGGTCGTGCGTGGCGTGCTGGAAGTCCTCGCCGCCCAGCTTCGTGGCCTCCTCCGCGGTGAGCCCCTTCACGCCCTGCTGGGACTTCCAGTTGAACTTGACGTACTTCACCTGTCCCTTGGCGTTGACGAACTTGAAGGCGTGCACGCCGTTGCCGTCCATCTGCCGGTAGTTCGCCGGGATGCCCAGGTCCGAATAGAGCTGGGTGAGCATGTGCGTGGATTCCGGCTGGTGGCTGAAGAAGTCGAAGTAGCGGCCCGGGTCCTGCCGGTTGGTCACCGGGGACGGCTTCAGCGAGTGCACCATGTCCGGGAACTTGATGGCGTCACGGATGAAGAAGATGGGCAGGTTGTTGCCGACCAGGTCCCAGTTGCCCTCGTCCGTGAAGAACTTCAGGGCGAAGCCGCGCGGGTCGCGCAGCGTCTCCGGTGAACCGCTGGGGTGGATGACCGTGGAGAAGCGCACGAACATCGGTGTCTTCTTGCCCTTCTGGGAGAAGACGGACGCGCGCGTGAGGTGGGAGAAGTCGCCGTAGCTCTCAAAGGAGCCGTAGGCGCCCACGCCGCGCGCGTGCACCACGCGCTCCGGGATGCGCTCACGGTCGAAGCGCGCGAGCTTCTCGATGAGGGCGAAGTCCTCCAGGAGGATGCCGCCCCGCGGGCCGGCCGTCTTGGAGCTCTGGTTCGTGCCCAGCGGCGCGCCCGAGTCGGTGGTGATGGGCGGCGGGTTGCCGGCGGCGAGGACGGGGGCGCCAGACAGAAGGACGGCGAGCATCAACGAGCGTCGGTTCAAGGGGAGCTCCTGGGGTGACGGGGGACCGCCCCATCCCCCAAAGCACGCCTCGTGCCGGGCTCTCGATTCGTGTGGTTTCAATGGGTTGGCCCATGGGGCCCATTCGCATCCACCGGTCCTTCGGTGGATTGACCGAAATGGCGGTGGCGGCAGTCACCGCTCTGTCGGTGTTTGAGCCCGCAACGACATTTAGGTGAGAAGGGATTCGCGTGATGCGTCTCGCCATTCAAGAGGCGCGGTGCGGCATCGTTTGCTGGTGGTGTGGGGGCCGTGTTCTTGAGCCGAAGGACGCTGCGCTCGGGTAGGGTGCGCGCATGTCAGGCCCGTTCATCGACGACGCGCGGATTGCCGAGGCGCGCAAGCTGGCGGACGAGATCGTCAATCCGATCTTCGACCTCATCCAACGCAACACCACTGTTTCCAATGAGCGCACCGTGTTGCGCTTCTTTGGCATTTCCGGCGCCGGTGCGCGCGGCGTACCGCTGGCCAACCTCATGGTGGACAAGCTGCAGTCCGCCGGGGTGCTCAACCGGGGCGCCGCGTACTGGTACGGCCGCGCGCTACAGCTGGGCGCCAGCAGTCCGCTGGACGCCGTGGAGCGCATCACCGCGCTGCCTACGGACAAGCTGGGCGCGCTGTCTCCGGAGATGGAGGCCAACCTGCGCGACGCCGTGCGCGAGGAGGCCCGCGCGGCGATGACGGAGCTGAAGGCCCGCATCGCCCAGCGCAACGCCCTGCGCGAGCAGTTCCCCATGTCGCCCGCGCCGCACAAGTACGTCATCGTCGCCACCGGCAACATCTACGACGACGTGGACCAGGCGAGAGCGGCGGCGCAGGCGGGCGCGGACGTCATCGCGGTCATCCGCTCCACGGCGCAGTCGCTCCTGGACTACGTGCCCCACGGCGCGACCACGGAGGGCTACGGCGGCACCTACGCCACCCAGGAGAACTTCCGCGTGATGCGCGAGGCCCTGGATGACGAGAGCCGCAAGCTCAAGCGCTACATCCAGCTGACCAACTACTCGTCCGGCCTGTGCATGTCGGAGATCGCCTTCTGCGCGGCGTACGAGCGGCTGGACATGCTCCTCAACGACGCGATGTACGGCATCCTCTTCCGCGACATCAACATGCGGCGGACGTTCATCGACCAGTACTTCAGCCGCCGCATCTGCGCCCTGGCCGGCATCATCATCAACACCGGCGAGGACAACTACATCACCACCGCGGACGCGTACGACGCGGCCCACACCGTCATCGCCAGCCAGTTCATCAACGAGTGCTTCGCCAAGCGCGCGGGCCTCAAGGACTGGCAGCTGGGCATCGGGCACTCGTACGAAATCGACCCGTACCGGGACGACACGCTGCTCCTGGAGCTGTCGCAGGCGATGCTGGTGCGCCGCTGCTTCCCGGACGCGCCGCTCAAGTACATGCCGCCCACGAAGCACAAGGAGACGGACATCTTCTTCAGCCACGCGTACGACGTGATGGCGGACCTGGTGGCCATCTGGACGCGGCAGGGCATCCAGCTCCTGGGCATGATGACGGAGGCCATGCACACGCCGCTGCTCGCGGACCGGTACGTGGCGCTCAAGTCCGCGTCGTACATCCACCGCGCGGCGCGGGGCATCGACGAGGAGTTCACCGTTCGCGAGGACGGGAAGATCGCCAACCGCGCGCGCGAGGTCTTCGCCAAGGCGGAGGAGCTGCTGCGCGAGTGCCACACCGAGGGCATGGTGGCGGCCATCGGCAAGGGGCGCTTCGGTGACGTGAAGCGCGAGGAGACCGGTGGCAAGGGCCTGGACGGCGTGCTGGAGAAGGCGCCGGATTACTTCAATCCGTTCCTGGAAATGCTGGAGGCGTCATGATCCTGGGTACTTTCGTGGCTGTGATGATGGCCGCGGGCGGCAGCGCGGATGCGTTGAGCAGCGTGACGGTGAAGAACATCGCGCTGAAGGCGCCGGCGGCGTGGACGCGCTCCAACGTGGACGGCTCGGAGAAGTTCCTGGCGCCCTCTGGCGACGCGTACTTCATGGTGGACGTGGGCACGGTGCAGACCGCGGGCATGAAGGCGGAGCTGTGCCGCACGAAGATCCTCGCGAACATGGGCGGCGACAGCTGGACGATGCTGAAGGTCGGCGGTCAGCCGGCGGCCACCAAG
This DNA window, taken from Corallococcus coralloides DSM 2259, encodes the following:
- a CDS encoding catalase codes for the protein MNRRSLMLAVLLSGAPVLAAGNPPPITTDSGAPLGTNQSSKTAGPRGGILLEDFALIEKLARFDRERIPERVVHARGVGAYGSFESYGDFSHLTRASVFSQKGKKTPMFVRFSTVIHPSGSPETLRDPRGFALKFFTDEGNWDLVGNNLPIFFIRDAIKFPDMVHSLKPSPVTNRQDPGRYFDFFSHQPESTHMLTQLYSDLGIPANYRQMDGNGVHAFKFVNAKGQVKYVKFNWKSQQGVKGLTAEEATKLGGEDFQHATHDLYTNIQAGKFPSWELSVQVLDPKDLDGFTFDPLDATKDWPKDRLPPVKLGRFTLNKMPDNFFEETEQSAFSPGVMPPGIEPSEDRLLQGRLFSYADTQRYRLGANYLSLPVNRARAAVNNNSQAGAMNSGNTKSDVNYEPSVTRETQDTPSALFSNAPLTGTTQQRPIEKTDNFTQAGAFWTALDAGAKERLIQNLAGDLGQVRDAKVKARMVGHFYAANADYGTRLAKAVNVKLDDAKATIAPLATHGVP
- a CDS encoding ankyrin repeat domain-containing protein, translated to MVRKLLLGSLGLVMLVCTVLTAAWMSLRAPATPAGRLLATSDAERYLLAAAREGETDIVQGLVKAGTPVEARDARGFSPLILAAYHGHTQTVRALLDAGADACAGDSRGNTALMGAAFKGYADVVKLLSAQPCAVDQTNRLGQTALMFAVLFGRTEVADQLRHQGASPALRDTSGRSANDWARTQTPDAPVAPIQVLEAPTAQVR
- a CDS encoding lysine 5,6-aminomutase subunit alpha — translated: MSGPFIDDARIAEARKLADEIVNPIFDLIQRNTTVSNERTVLRFFGISGAGARGVPLANLMVDKLQSAGVLNRGAAYWYGRALQLGASSPLDAVERITALPTDKLGALSPEMEANLRDAVREEARAAMTELKARIAQRNALREQFPMSPAPHKYVIVATGNIYDDVDQARAAAQAGADVIAVIRSTAQSLLDYVPHGATTEGYGGTYATQENFRVMREALDDESRKLKRYIQLTNYSSGLCMSEIAFCAAYERLDMLLNDAMYGILFRDINMRRTFIDQYFSRRICALAGIIINTGEDNYITTADAYDAAHTVIASQFINECFAKRAGLKDWQLGIGHSYEIDPYRDDTLLLELSQAMLVRRCFPDAPLKYMPPTKHKETDIFFSHAYDVMADLVAIWTRQGIQLLGMMTEAMHTPLLADRYVALKSASYIHRAARGIDEEFTVREDGKIANRAREVFAKAEELLRECHTEGMVAAIGKGRFGDVKREETGGKGLDGVLEKAPDYFNPFLEMLEAS